The Ptychodera flava strain L36383 chromosome 7, AS_Pfla_20210202, whole genome shotgun sequence DNA window TCACTGTACAGTGCAAGAACAAACTTGTAGAATAGTAAACATTCTGTAGTAAAATAATTGGAGTACAACAAACCAGTCTCAGTACATTGTATAAAAAACAAGTTTTACACAAAGCCAATTCTATAGTCAGGAATCATCACCACCCACTTTACAaggaattcaatattttaccatcTCGCCGGCGTTATAGGGTTCCAATAACTAGAGCAAATAGATCAAAACATTCGTTCATTCCCACTGCAATTTCTGTACTGAATCAAACAGAAACGACTAGTCATCTCtgcttttaatgtgttttaacGTCACTGaccttttttaaatattttatacatGTCTTATCTTTGTAACTTTTTAACTTGTCCGCTGTCGTACAAAGAATTGCCCACGTTTTGGGATAATAAAGagctattgtattgtattgtattgtattgtattgtattgtattgtattgtattgtattgtattgtatcattgtattgtatggtatggtatggtatcgtattgtattgtattgtattgtattgtattgtattgtattgtattgtattgatgTTAAAGAGGATGGTTGAAATACTTTGCTTATATACCGTTACTGAGTAATGACGTCCGATGCAGGTTTTCCTTTCACAGTACTAACCTACATCAATTGAATAGCTCTTCATCAAGTTGCAACTAGTAAGCCTTTTTGCGAATTGTTGTACAAAACTATTTCTGAACTGGTAAGAAATACTGCAATTTTCCAAACAGGAGTTTCGGATTCCATCTGTGCATTTACCATTTAACCGAATTCTATGATCACTTCTTGGTTTGGTTAATTTATAGCCTATCTACATCAAATCTTATTCATAACAAATAAATATGCTGAGAGGCAGTGTATATTTTATGCTTATTTTTATGCTTATACTTTTTAGGAATTTTGGGTGCAGTCAATGCAAAATTGTTCGGACATCGTCTTGCAGTAATTGTCGGTGGACTGTTGGCCTCATCTGGATTCCTTATCAGCTACTTTGCAACCAATCTTAATTACTTGTATGGAAGTATTGGCGTCCTTGTGGGTACGTGTGAGATTTCGTTCGAGATTATAACGAGATCGAATTCACTATTTACCATCttgtgttaaggtagtatgtgccacgaaagtgaaagacttaaacgtttgctcaaaccttcctaaatgaaactttcaaccaatttcttaccaaatcaacaatgacaagatgtgaactaaatgtgctcacgtgttttacaacaggttcattaataatagtacgcttcacagaacaatcagatatatgttatgtcattatatgtagcaggtttcatcaacttttgcacagttctctcagagttaaatcactaattacaaaactttatttaatatgcaaatgagctgttaatttacttgacactgcttaatgcgtcatgggacaattagatatgaATCAGATCAACCATACGCGgcatgtttcatcaagttttacgctgtaattttggagtaatatcactaattacaaggttaattaaatatgcaaatgaacccttaattaacttggcACTCCCCTTGTAAGAGCTTTCCTCAATTCCCTCAACTACACCCATCACTGTATCACTGTATACCCCTAAAACTGTCCATTGTAAAGTTTGACCCATCAACCATGTTGTAAAACTCACCCGCCCCTCCTCATAAAAAAATGAAGGTTCCCTTAGAGTGGATCGTTGAATTTATTTCGTTTCTCTTTTTGCCTGTGCTCTCCCTAGGGGCCGGACTTGGGATGTGTGTTTCACCTAATCTGACAATGCTTGCAATTTATTTTCCAAAGAAGCACTCACTTGTCAACGGAATTGCGATGGTTGGCAGCGGCGTGTGTATATTTGTAATGCCTCCCTTGCTTCAGGCTAGCATAGACAAATATGGATGGCGGGGCTCTATGCTTATTCTGTCTGCCACGTGTGCTCACATCGTAATCAGTGGTACACTGATGAGACCTCTAGCGAGGAACGGCGCAGCAAAGGATAAAGAGAGTGACATATGTCAGGTACCCTGTGAAACAGAGAGCAACTATGCCACTGATGAGAAGGACGAGGAACAAACCTCAAAGAGAATCTGTGACTATTCCCATTACTTGCGTGTGGTGTTCTTCACCTATGTACGATTTACACTTCTCGTCATTTCGTTCGCGTTCGTGGTTGTAGGAATGTTCGGTGGATCAGTTCACATGCAAGCCCGCGCAAAGGTTCAGGAAGTGGGCAGCTTACAACAAAACTGCTTGGCTTGTTTCCATGGTTGGAATTGGCGGTATCGCAAGTAGGGCAGGAGGAGCTTTTCTTGTTCACCATAAAGTCATATCGGCTACTAACATATACATCCTTAGTACCGTCACCGTAGGGGTAGCTTTTATCATACCTCAACTGGCGTACACCTATGGTGGCTTTGTTGTACTGAGCCTTGTCATGGGATTGGGATCGGCAGTCTACCTCTCCATACCCACTGTTTGCACAAGGGAATACGTCGGAAccaccaacaacaacatcacTTTGAAAATTCTAATTTTTCCATCAGGGATTTGTTTCCTTTTAGGACCGCCACTGGCAGGTTTGTAATCAGTCTTACTACTCAGTACACATAGTTATGCCAAGTGTATCATTATAATAAATGAACATATAAAAACAgaatcaacacgattggaaatattttgggataataggatattgtagtaatattggtttattcagtaaatttaagctcatctactcttctgtttttgcaattcacatgttttaagggtaatttgtaatattgtaactttcagctatagggtacccgacacttttgataaatttgcacaataaatagatttctaccatttcaaaatgacagatcctattgttttctttgaaattgtcattattgttttgtccattccccaagttttggtaatttgagaaaatagagggtcatgtccaaggtggccttgaaaaatagagggtcatgtccaaggtggccttgaaaaatagagggtcatgttcaaggtggccttgaaaaatagagggtcatgtccaaggtggccttgaaaaatagagggtcatgtccaaggtggccttgaaaaatagagggtcatgttcaaggtggccttgaaaatataaggtagtgttgtcatgaacaatttttagacattttcaacttttcaatttcaaaatatctttttaatacaaatatttcaccagctacttgaactccttgtatttttaagtagatagaataaaaaaatacaattttaactattttactttgccttattgaggtactaacatcaaaagtatgaaataccttagtttcctgaacatctaccacacaatgaaaatgacagtttagcaaaataggagagtttacaatgtactatcagcagtcaaacaaagtagtggttataactgttcgaaaaatcgcaatttgacaaccgtgatatatcaaaaacaggtaaaggatcaaaatttgtaagattcaaaacattctgcagaattatatgataagtacagtttgcaaaatttttgtttatttcactgtatttacatttgcaaaaaaagcaaatttgactagatttagtaaaaagcagttaacttaactttgttgccaagtagattgaacaaaattaagaaatttaccttaGTCTGTAGCAACAAATATGGTCTGGTGCcttattttttcaataatttttgacaaacttttcaaaatcctataaacccaaaatatttccaatcgtttTAATCTTAGATTAACCAATACTAACTCAAAGGCAAAGTATAGCAGACAACCCGATGTTGAGAAACTGGCACTGGGGAttgtaagtacatgtatacttacaaaGATGTTTTGTGTAGAAAATGCCAGAATGAAAGTGAAGCTGTTCATAACTGCCCTCCAGTAACTATTCGAAAACCACCTTCTCCCTATTAACTATTTGAAAATCCCTTTATATATCCTTTTGTTTGTGGcctttcattaatattaatgttaCCTTTATCTTACGATACCTGTTTAAAAAGCTCATTTAAAACTTCGATAGGTAGAAttgtaatgtttgttttatttcttttgcTTGTTTTTACAATGAATAAAAGGACTGAACATTTCTAATCGGCACGTGCAATGCTTGGTCCATGGCGCTGAATTTAAGTTCGATGAACGTCGTTAACTTTTACACCAGTCCTGCTTTCTCCTTTAATGGATGCTGAACCACAGAGAACTCAACTCTAAATATCAGACGCACTGAtgtgaaaataatgttttgGCAGCAAGCTCCCCTACCGAAAGGTTTATTACACAAGCGGTTTGTGGTCTATTGAGCGAACTATATCAAATTGAGTCATTGAGCCATTGCtataataaactgattactTTACATCCAGAGGTTTTGTGATGAGCATTTTCACAACGCTGTGATTTTTCTTGCCTGACAGGGTGGATATATGACGTCACCGGCAATTACGACTACTCGTTTTACGCACTTGGCGGCTTTCATTTACTCGGTGGCTTCATTTGCATCATCGGACAGTGTATAACCTGGAACAGGAACAGGAAGTTGACCGAAAAAGATAATGCTACCAGCCAACTGGATGACCAGACAATCGTGAATTCAGTGTACGACGATTTGGTTATGAAAGATGCCACAAgtcagacatttatcagtgaTTTTGTTGATGACAATAACAAAATCTCTAATTGGATTTTAGATTCACCCTCCACCCAGTGAGAGTCATACAGATAGAAGAAATTGTCAAACTGGTCATATCTGCAAGTATACAAATGTGAGCTTCCTCGGGGTGGCGAGTACAGTGTGCAGCATCTTGTTCATAGGTGACTGTGTAGCAATGTCTCTGCGCTAGGATATATGATTGTCAGACCTGTGTGTGACAGCTAGTCAGATACTGATGAGTTACACTTCGTTGGCAAACAAAAAAATCTCGCAATTTCAAAACTACTGCTAAAGTAATCATCAAGAGATGATCCTAGCAGCACGTAATGCACAATATTACCATCCTTTGCCCAAATATTTAACGATGCATCGGTGCATAGGTTTATCCTGAATGCTTATTTCTTGCAATTGTGTCATTGGATTTCctattttaatttatatttattgcTCAAACGTCTTTAGCATGTTCTTACTTTTGATTGTCGTAATCTAAGAAACTCGTGTAACCTCGAATATTTGGAAGCATCAAGAGTGTTCAAAATTTCTAAAAACTCTCGGAGCCTTTCTTTTTTAATGAACAAAGAAAGCACACAGCACATACACAAGTTTTATATTATAGTTAACATCGAAGTATTTCCTGCAATCAAAAGGAAAGTGTCTTTCTTTCAGTGAACTCTGTAGTCTTTTGCTGTTTCGCCTGATGTAATTATTCTAGTCTTTAAGTTGTGATTTGATATGGTCACAGaaaaagaacaacaacaatgtcCTGACTAGAAAACATTGCATTCGCCATTCATTCGTTGATACGAGAACAAAGATCAGGGACAAGCTGTAGATTACGTACCTTTCATTTATctcaatgtttacaaaagctttgatgataaaaattttaTCTTGTCTGAACCAAATTATATGACATGTATTTGCGGATAAATTGGAAAAATAGGACATTTCGTGTACcaaaatctttgttttattttttttaaattcatgaCAGAGATCTGATTCTTGTGGTCACGTTATCTCAGCTATGTTTAATTCCGATTTACTAGTTTTGTGTGTATACATGGAAGGCAAATGTATGTCGATATGTGTGCTGAAAATATAAACACCTGGCAATCGTTTCACCG harbors:
- the LOC139136342 gene encoding monocarboxylate transporter 12-like, whose product is MSGKTTVEKRTEPDNYSAFLVVLGGFIVQFMTGGLVHSLGPLYIDMKRYFGSSAEETSWIFSVASAVLFFTGILGAVNAKLFGHRLAVIVGGLLASSGFLISYFATNLNYLYGSIGVLVGAGLGMCVSPNLTMLAIYFPKKHSLVNGIAMVGSGVCIFVMPPLLQASIDKYGWRGSMLILSATCAHIVISGTLMRPLARNGAAKDKESDICQVPCETESNYATDEKDEEQTSKRICDYSHYLRVVFFTYVRFTLLVISFAFVVVGMFGGSVHMQARAKVQEVGSLQQNCLACFHGWIYDVTGNYDYSFYALGGFHLLGGFICIIGQCITWNRNRKLTEKDNATSQLDDQTIVNSVYDDLVMKDATRWIYDVTGNYDYSFYAMGGFHLLGAFICILGQCITWHRNKKLKGQDKSSSQVDDQAMVDPLQDEFVMKDATSQTFISDFVYGNNTNTNWILDSPSVSESLAVTLHLFISKVNPKDFDRFLKPRN